The genomic interval CAAACAATCAATCAAACAGTTAAACGCCACCAAATTAAAACCAAACCCCAATGAATTCATAAAATCCAAGTGCTTCTCAGCACCCGCAAAATCGCCAACCTTACATAATCCATGGATTATAATCGTATGTGTATACTGATCACATTTCAGTCCTTGTCTCTCTATCTTATCGACCAACTTCAACGCGTCATCGAACCTCCCTTGCCTGCAAAAGAGGTTTATCATTGTATTATAAGAAGCAAGATCAGGCACCAAACCATTACTCATCATTTTCTGAGCAATCTCATCCGCTTCTTCAATCCTCCCTGTCTTCACCAACGCAGCAACCACAGTACAATACGCAAACCCATCAAATGTATAGCCTTTCATCCTCATCTCTGACAATATCTCCAACCCTTGCTCTAACCTCCCACACCTAAAACAACACTTCATAACCGTTGTATAAGTAATTGCATTCGGCTCATAGCCATACTCACAAAACTCCCTTAACACCCTCCTCGCATCCCCTAACCTCTTTGCCTTACACAACCCATTAATCATCGTGTTATAAGTCAAAACCTGAGGAACAAACCCATGACGCTGCAAATTCCTAAACAACATAACAGCATTTTTCACATACCCGTTTTTACACAACCCATTAATCATAACATTATAAGTAGACGTACAAGGATACATTTCACCACTCTCAACTATATCCTTAAAAACACTATTAGCTTCTTCCGGTTTCCCGAGGCGAAACAAACAATGCATTAATATATTGTAACTCCATACATCAGGGCGAATTCCTGATTGAAGCATTTCGTCGAACAGTTGGAGGGACTTAGATAAATGAGATTTTCTAACCGCACCTGAAATTAATGAATTGTAGGAAACAACATCAGGGTTAATTCCCGCTTCTTTCATTCTATTGAGAATGTTATAAGCGGCATCAAGGCTTACGAAACGACAATACCCATTGATTAGTGTGTTGTAGGTGAAGATGTCAGGGTACACTCCTAATTTGATGCCGTCTATTAAAACGACTTCCGCTtttgatatttgatttgatttgcaCATTGTGGATATGCATATGTTCATGAATTTTGTTGATAATCGagtaatcataataataatctgAGTAAATAGAGAGTGGAGAATGAAAAGTTGAgaggagatggaaaattgatTGGGATTTTTGGAGTGATGGGAAGAGGGGTTTGggttttatatcaataattagTCTGTTAAGTTGTAGGCTGTGTCAAATTCGCGTCTTGCTCCGATTCTGAAGTAGTAATGCTGGTACTAGTGAGAGAGATAATAATCggaggaaaaaaataataatgtaaggTATCATTTCTATGATTTCGTACAAATGTTTATTACCAAATTCAATATTTGAAGACTTATAATACcgttaactataattttttcgttaaaaatcaatatttgcatattttttcgttaaaaatcaatatttgcatattttttcgttaaaaatcaataaagtaatcaGCAACATAATAATACCATTaagttaactatattttttttgagtTGTTTTTATCCTTCTTcgattttatatttcttttgtcTCATTTAATTGTGTCTCACTTAATTGTCTGATTTGATTTATGCATAGTtatagagaaaatatttattttataaattttaataaaatgtgttttatttaCTTACATAACCTTATTAATTGTAGTTAATGgaaaatttaatgaattgagatacaataaataaagtatattagtagaaaaagtaattaatattatattaatattataaaatgataaataatttgagaCAAAAATGACAAATGAAACATTTAAAATGAGACGATAAATCTTTACCATCCAAATTTGAACCTTAAAACAATGAATTAAGAATAAGAACAATGTTTAGGACAaagtttttgagaaaaatttcaaaacaaaatagaaatcaCATTTACATGACTTACCAAATAAGGTATGAAGAATGAGCAAGACACTATATTATCTCTTTTACTTCTATAGTCATCCAATAACAAACGAAATCAAATTCGGATAACAGATGAAAAAGTTATGAGCATTCTAGTGTTTATCTAAAATTTCAAGAATTTTAATCACCAAAGCAAAGTATACGAATTTGGCTTGTAGATAGGTTTCAAAAGTGGTTCCACGTTAGTAAGATCGATTTTGTTGAGTTAAACAAGGATCCAACCCATTTAGATAAAGTTGGGgcaaataaaaaactaaaaaaccacGGAAATGTCGTTTTTGTTAAAGCTACAACAACTATACACTTGTTCAATGTAAAGCTACCAAACTTATATTAACACATTCTTGGTAGTGTTGGAAGCTAAGAGAGAATCCTACAAAAAGTGATAGAAATAACTTTAAGCTAATTCGAAGATTAAAGATGCTAAaaatgcatttgaaatttaagatGATGTATAAATGTCACCATTTGAGTTGcgttgcttataaaaaaaat from Cicer arietinum cultivar CDC Frontier isolate Library 1 chromosome 5, Cicar.CDCFrontier_v2.0, whole genome shotgun sequence carries:
- the LOC101492770 gene encoding uncharacterized protein codes for the protein MITRLSTKFMNICISTMCKSNQISKAEVVLIDGIKLGVYPDIFTYNTLINGYCRFVSLDAAYNILNRMKEAGINPDVVSYNSLISGAVRKSHLSKSLQLFDEMLQSGIRPDVWSYNILMHCLFRLGKPEEANSVFKDIVESGEMYPCTSTYNVMINGLCKNGYVKNAVMLFRNLQRHGFVPQVLTYNTMINGLCKAKRLGDARRVLREFCEYGYEPNAITYTTVMKCCFRCGRLEQGLEILSEMRMKGYTFDGFAYCTVVAALVKTGRIEEADEIAQKMMSNGLVPDLASYNTMINLFCRQGRFDDALKLVDKIERQGLKCDQYTHTIIIHGLCKVGDFAGAEKHLDFMNSLGFGFNLVAFNCLIDCLGKAGHIDQAMKVFDSMEVKDSFTYTILVHNLCRARKFLFASQLLIGCLKSGFHILRATQRAVIDGLCSVGFIKQARKVKTKIRSARLIR